CACCCTGACGTTCAAACCGGAACGGGCCACACCGGCCGTATGGACCGGGCCACCTCGCCGGTCGTCGGTGTCGCGCTACTGCTCGCACTGACGGTGCTGGCTGCGACTGCCGTCGGCACTGCCGCTGTCGCCCTCGATACTCCGACGCCGGCACCGACGGCGTCGTTCTCCCTGACCGCCGACGCCGCCACCGACACGCTGGTCCTGACACACCGGGGCGGGGACACCGTCTCCGTCGAGCGACTGCGGCTGGTCGTCACCGTCGGTGGAGACGAACTCGACGCCCAGCCGCCGGTGCCGTTCTTCGCCGCCGAGGGGTTTCGAGGCGGCCCCACCGGCCCGTTCAACAGCGCCGACGACGGCACCTGGAGTGCTGGCGAACGGGGATCGTTTCGACTCGCGTCGACGAACGCACCGCTGCCGGAAGCTGGGGATACTGTCGTGGTCCGGCTCCTCGCCGGTGACACGACCGTCGGGACCGTCCGTGCAACGGCGAGCTGAGGCTGTACAGACCGAGGGGGCAAGTCACGTTACGACTGTCTCGTGGGCTTTTCTCGATCGTTACCGGATATCTCACTCGGGGACGCGCGCGATCGTGGTGATGGCCTTCGGACTCCCCGGCCTGTTTTGCTGGATGAAGTGCTCGAAGTCGGTGAAACCGGCGTCTTCGAACATCCGGTCGGCCTCGTCCTCGTCGTAGAACAGCATGATCGCGTCCGCGAGCTTCTGGAAGACGCTCTGGCTCGGGTAGTCGGGGCCGACGATCAGCACCTGTCCGCCGGGCTTGGTGATGCGTCGACACTCTTCGAGCGCGTCGACGGGGTTGGGCCAGTACTCGATCGATCCCGACGACCAGACCACGTCGAAGGTGTCGTCCTGGAAGGGGAGCCGTTCCGCGTCGCCGCGGTGGAACGCGACCGGACCACGCTTGCCGAACTTCGCGTACGCCTTCTCCAGTTGGTGGGCGCTCTGGTCCAGTCCGTAGACGTGTTCGGTCGCTTCGAGCAGTCCCTCCGTGGCGAAGCCGGTGCCACACCCCACGTCGAGGACGTGATCGTCCGGTTCGATGTCGAGTTTCGCGATCGCCTCGTCGCGCATCTCCTCGTTCCAGATGAATGGGTTGACACGGTCGTACACCTTCGAGAGGTACTTGTAGAACGTCCGCGCACGCGACTTGCTTTCGAGGACTCCCATTGCTCAGGCTTTGGGCTTGGCAAGCATAATTGCCCCGGATCGTCGTCGCGGTGACAGTCCATTGGGCCGGTGACGTTCGACACCCGTCGTTTTTTCACGGCGCGTCGCTCCCCACAGAACCGGGCCAACTTCGCAACTACCAAATAGCCGCTACAGCAACGTCAGGGTGATTAGAGAATGCCACGGCCAGAAGTTCTCGACCGTATCAAAGCGGCCGAACAGGACGCCGACGACATTGTCGACGAGGCCGAACAGGACCGTGAGCAACGACTCGAAGACGCTCGCGAGGAAGCCGAGCAGATCCGCGAGACGGCCCGGGAGGAGGCCCAATCGGCAGCCCAAGAGCGTCTCGAGGAGGCTCGTGCCGAAATCGAGGCCGACCGCAAGGAACTGCTCGAAGAGGGCGAGCAGGCCCGCGACGATCTCGAATCGCGCGCTCAAGAGCGCACCGAGGACGTGATCGAACACGTCACAGAACTGTTCGAGGAGGCGGTACATGCTCAGACCTGAGCGAATGAGCCGCGTCTCGGTGACCGGCTCGAAACGCGTCATGGACGACGTCATCGAGACCGTCCACGACCTGGGACTGTTGCACGTCACCGAGTACGACGGTTCGTGGGACTACTTCGAACCCGGCGACCCGGCCGAGGGTGCCGAAGACGCCTCGGAGAAGCTCGTCACCGTCCGCTCGCTCAAATCGATCCTCGACGTCGACGAGGCCGACGCCGGGCCGACGCGGCTGGTGACCGACGAGGCACTCGACGAGGAACTCGAAGAGATCCGTCAGACGGTCAACGAACTCGACGACCGACGCGACGAACTCACGGACGAACTCCGAACGATCGAAGACGAGATCCAGACGATCGACCCGTTCGTCACGCTGGGGATCGATCTGGACCTCCTCCAGGGGTACGAGAACCTGTCCGTGGTCGTCGGCGAAGGCGACATCGAGACCGTCCGGGACGCACTCGCACACAGCGACGTCGACCTCTACCAGTTCTTCCAGGAAGACGACGTCATCGCGGTGGCCGCGCGCACGGACGAGGACACACTGCAGGATGCCCTCGTCAGCGCGACGTTCACCGAGCTGACCGTCCCCGACAGCGAGGCTGATCCCGAGTCCTACCGCGAGGAACTCCAGCACCGCAAGCAGCAACTCGAATCGAAGCTCACGACCGTCGAGGACGAACTCGAAGACCTGCGCCTCGACGTCGCCGGCTTCCTGCTCGCGGCCGAGGAGAAGCTGGCGATCGACGTCCAAAAGAGCGAGGCACCGCTGACGTTCGCGACGACGGAACACGCCTTCGTCGCCGAGGGGTGGATCCCCTCGGATCGGTACGCGGACCTCGCGGAAGCGCTGACCGACGCCGTCGGCGAGGCCATCGAGGTCGACGAACTCGAACGCGCAGACTACAGCGACGAGGGTCACCCGGAGTCCACCGAGACGGTCGAGACCGACGACTCCGGCGGCTCGGGCGGCGCGTCGACCGGCGAGACCGTCGAGGCGTCGGCCAGCGACGAGACCGAGAGTCAGGAGGTCGCCGCCGACGGCGGGCTCGTGACGATGGGCGACAGCCGCCCGCCGGTCATCCAGAACAACCCCGGCGTCGTCAAGCCCTTCGAGGCGCTGGTCGAGATCATCAACCGACCCCAGTACGACGAACTCGATCCGACGGTCGTCTTCTTCCTCACGTTCCCGGCGTTCTTCGGGTTCATGATCGGTGACCTCGGCTACGGGGTCCTCTACATGGGACTTGGCTACTGGCTGCTGAAGTCCTTCGACAACGACGTGGTCAAGAGCCTGGGCGGTGTCGGCCTGCTGTCTGGCCTGTTTACCGCCATCTTCGGCGTGTTGTACGGTGAACTGTTCGGTCTCCACCAGCTCGGAGATATCCTCTGGAACGGTCATCCGCCGATCCACAAGGGGCTCCAGCCACACTACCTGGCGTACGGACAGGCCTGGCTCCTCGTCAGCGTCATCGCTGGCGTGCTCCACCTCGTCGTGGGCCGGATCTTCGACTTCTACAACAACCTCGATCACGGCCTCGGTGAGGCGATCATGGAGAGTGGCTCGTGGATCCTCTTCACCGTCGGCCTCTGGCTGTGGGTGTTCACCCGGACCGCCATGGGACCGAAGCCCGCGTTCATGTTCGAGGTGTTCGGGAGCGGTGACGGCGCGGCGCTGCCGATCGGCTTCACCGGCTTCCCCGTTCTGGAGCTGTTCCGGTTCACGATCCCCGGCGTCGGCTTCACGATGGTCGTCGGCGTCGCGCTGGCCATGACGATCGTCGGACTCGTCATGGTCATCGCCGCCGAAGGCGGGATCGGTCTCATCGAGTCGATCACCCAGGGCTTCGGGCACGTCGTCTCCTACACCCGGATCGCTGCGGTGCTGCTGGCCAAGGCCGGGATGGCACTGGCCGTCAACCTGCTCGTGTTCGGCGCGACCCTGCACGGTGGTGAGTTCCACCTGATCTGGTTCATGTCCGAGGAGCCGGTCGCCGACGACGTTGTCTTCCAGGGACTGCTGAACCTCGACGGGTCGATGGCGATCGTCGGCCTCCTGTTCGGGATCGTCCTCCTGGTGCTCGGGCACCTGCTGGTGCTCGTGCTCGGGATCACCTCTGCCGGCCTCCAGGCCGTCCGTCTCGAATACGTCGAGTTCTTCGGCAAGTTCTTCGAGGGCGGCGGCAAGGCCTACGAGCCGTTCGGGTACGATCGCGAGTTCACGACCGAGGACTGACATCCTCCCGGCCGTTTTTCGGGACGTAATCGATTTTTCGAGGCCTGAACCGAACGATGTCCCGTGTCGAGCGAACGCGATAGCGATCGGTACGGTGTCGTCGTCTGACACGCTATGCCGGCGACAGTCGGGGTGCGCGCCGTCGGACCCCGGCGGCGTTCCGAGAATGTCTGTTGGCCAACGAGTCTCCCACGGCGATTACAAAACAGGCAAATATTCGCACGCTCTGTAGATGATCGTTTGTTTAAGATTCGATCTGCGGTTCGAACAGTCACTTCTTCGCACAGCGCCGCGTCGCGGGTCGTCCGTCCCAACTAATTTCACCCGGTCCGTGGCCGAGTACTTGCTAGGCGTTCACGTCCCAAGGACCCAGCCGAGACGGCCCAAACCAGCCGAGCAGGGCCGTGACCATCTGTTTTGGGAAGCTTTATGACTCCGGTATGGTCATATGCGCTTGTCCGGAACCAACTACAGGATTCCAACAATGTCATCCGCACTACTCCAAGCGTTTGTCGGTAGTACCGCTGCTGCACCTGCAATCCCACCGCTGGCCGCCGCCGCGCTGGCCGTCGGACTCGCCGCAATCGGTGCAGGCTACGCGGAACGTGGAATCGGTGCCGCCGCAGTCGGTGCGATCGCGGAGGACGACTCCATGTTCGGTCGTGGCCTGATTCTGACAGTGCTCCCGGAGACCATCGTCATTCTGGCACTGGTCGTCGTGTTCCTCACGCTGGGACAGTAGACTCCACCCCTTTCAAACCCATTTATGAGTCTTGAAACAGTCGCAGAGGACATCCGAGACGAGGCCCGCGCGCGTGCAGAGGAGATTCGTAGCGACGCCGACGAGCGCGCCGAAGAGATCATCGAGGCGGCCGAGGCCGACGCCGACGAGATCCGCGACGAGCGACAGGCCGAGGTCGAACGCGAAATCGAGCAGGAGCGAGAGCAGAAACTCTCCAGTGCGAAACTGGAGGCAAAGCAGGAGCGACTCGAGGCTCGCCGCGACGTCCTCCAATCGGTCCGCGACAGCGTCGAAGCGGAGATCGCCTCCCTCGAGGGCGATCGCCGAGAAGAGCTGACGCGGACGCTGCTGGACGCTGCCACGGCGGAGTTCGACGACGACGCCAGTGTGCAAGTGTACGGGCGAGCCGACGACGCCGACCTGCTGGAGTCGATTCTCGCCGACTACGACGGCTACGAGCTGGCCGGCGAGTACGACTGCCTGGGCGGAGTCGTCGTCGAGAGCGAGAGCTCGCGTATCAGCGTGAACAACACGTTCGACTCCGTTCTCGACGACGTCTGGGAGAACAACCTGCGAGACATCAGTTCACGGCTCTTCGAGGAGCAATGACCGTACGCTTCGAAGAACAGAACTGGGAAAGCGCAAACTACGAGTACG
Above is a genomic segment from Halomicrobium sp. LC1Hm containing:
- a CDS encoding V-type ATP synthase subunit I → MLRPERMSRVSVTGSKRVMDDVIETVHDLGLLHVTEYDGSWDYFEPGDPAEGAEDASEKLVTVRSLKSILDVDEADAGPTRLVTDEALDEELEEIRQTVNELDDRRDELTDELRTIEDEIQTIDPFVTLGIDLDLLQGYENLSVVVGEGDIETVRDALAHSDVDLYQFFQEDDVIAVAARTDEDTLQDALVSATFTELTVPDSEADPESYREELQHRKQQLESKLTTVEDELEDLRLDVAGFLLAAEEKLAIDVQKSEAPLTFATTEHAFVAEGWIPSDRYADLAEALTDAVGEAIEVDELERADYSDEGHPESTETVETDDSGGSGGASTGETVEASASDETESQEVAADGGLVTMGDSRPPVIQNNPGVVKPFEALVEIINRPQYDELDPTVVFFLTFPAFFGFMIGDLGYGVLYMGLGYWLLKSFDNDVVKSLGGVGLLSGLFTAIFGVLYGELFGLHQLGDILWNGHPPIHKGLQPHYLAYGQAWLLVSVIAGVLHLVVGRIFDFYNNLDHGLGEAIMESGSWILFTVGLWLWVFTRTAMGPKPAFMFEVFGSGDGAALPIGFTGFPVLELFRFTIPGVGFTMVVGVALAMTIVGLVMVIAAEGGIGLIESITQGFGHVVSYTRIAAVLLAKAGMALAVNLLVFGATLHGGEFHLIWFMSEEPVADDVVFQGLLNLDGSMAIVGLLFGIVLLVLGHLLVLVLGITSAGLQAVRLEYVEFFGKFFEGGGKAYEPFGYDREFTTED
- a CDS encoding methyltransferase domain-containing protein; the protein is MGVLESKSRARTFYKYLSKVYDRVNPFIWNEEMRDEAIAKLDIEPDDHVLDVGCGTGFATEGLLEATEHVYGLDQSAHQLEKAYAKFGKRGPVAFHRGDAERLPFQDDTFDVVWSSGSIEYWPNPVDALEECRRITKPGGQVLIVGPDYPSQSVFQKLADAIMLFYDEDEADRMFEDAGFTDFEHFIQQNRPGSPKAITTIARVPE
- a CDS encoding V-type ATP synthase subunit E codes for the protein MSLETVAEDIRDEARARAEEIRSDADERAEEIIEAAEADADEIRDERQAEVEREIEQEREQKLSSAKLEAKQERLEARRDVLQSVRDSVEAEIASLEGDRREELTRTLLDAATAEFDDDASVQVYGRADDADLLESILADYDGYELAGEYDCLGGVVVESESSRISVNNTFDSVLDDVWENNLRDISSRLFEEQ
- the ahaH gene encoding ATP synthase archaeal subunit H yields the protein MPRPEVLDRIKAAEQDADDIVDEAEQDREQRLEDAREEAEQIRETAREEAQSAAQERLEEARAEIEADRKELLEEGEQARDDLESRAQERTEDVIEHVTELFEEAVHAQT
- a CDS encoding type IV pilin; protein product: MDRATSPVVGVALLLALTVLAATAVGTAAVALDTPTPAPTASFSLTADAATDTLVLTHRGGDTVSVERLRLVVTVGGDELDAQPPVPFFAAEGFRGGPTGPFNSADDGTWSAGERGSFRLASTNAPLPEAGDTVVVRLLAGDTTVGTVRATAS